One Dictyoglomus thermophilum H-6-12 DNA window includes the following coding sequences:
- a CDS encoding ABC transporter substrate-binding protein translates to MRKVYLMFLLVFLIFLFAGVSSADTPQYGGVLRRSLVNDPPTLDPAMITDTASDEVARQIFDGLVEYDPNGKVVGSIAKKWSISKDGTVYTFYLNNNVYFHNGRNVTAEDFVYSIKRVMDPKTASPRASFAEPIKDVVAKDKYTLVITLKRPFAPFLSTLTYSCFWVVPKEEVEKLGKDFATRPVGTGAFMFNEWKHDVKISLKANPKYFRGRPYLDGIEWMIIPDENVDFMNFEKGQLDVTTIPDPEWDRVSNDPKYKPYILEKPIIGIYYLGFNVQKKPLDNKYLRQAIARAINKEAIVKVIRRNRAQVAYTILPPSMPGFSKANYDWAKEKFSYNVAEAKKLLAKAGYPDGKGLPEITLYYNSSVAHKRIMEAIQADLEKIGIKAKLQNYDWAVYLDLLDKGELPVYRLGWVADYIDPDNFLWVLFNSANFGPEGNHSFYKNDKVDEYTNKARIETLWSVRAKYYEMAERIILEDCPIVPIYYYISQIIYQPWVNGLYLDPLTGISGVRYRVVWLSKK, encoded by the coding sequence ATGCGTAAAGTCTATTTAATGTTTTTGTTAGTTTTTTTAATTTTCTTATTTGCAGGAGTTTCTTCTGCTGATACCCCTCAATATGGTGGCGTGCTAAGAAGAAGTCTTGTTAATGATCCACCCACTCTTGATCCTGCAATGATAACTGATACTGCCTCTGATGAGGTAGCAAGACAAATTTTTGATGGTTTGGTAGAATACGATCCCAACGGTAAAGTTGTAGGTTCAATTGCTAAAAAATGGAGTATTTCTAAAGACGGTACTGTTTATACTTTCTATTTAAATAATAACGTATATTTCCATAATGGTAGGAACGTTACAGCAGAAGATTTTGTTTATTCTATTAAGAGAGTTATGGATCCAAAAACCGCTTCTCCAAGAGCAAGCTTTGCAGAACCAATAAAAGATGTGGTAGCTAAAGATAAATATACTTTAGTAATTACTTTAAAGAGACCTTTTGCGCCGTTCCTTTCTACTTTGACATACTCTTGCTTCTGGGTAGTGCCTAAGGAAGAAGTAGAGAAGCTTGGAAAAGACTTTGCAACCAGGCCTGTAGGAACTGGAGCTTTCATGTTCAATGAATGGAAACATGATGTAAAAATAAGTTTAAAGGCAAATCCAAAATATTTCCGTGGGCGTCCATATTTAGATGGTATTGAATGGATGATAATTCCAGATGAGAACGTTGATTTTATGAATTTTGAAAAGGGTCAACTTGATGTAACTACTATTCCAGATCCCGAATGGGATAGAGTAAGTAATGATCCTAAATATAAGCCATACATCTTAGAAAAACCTATTATTGGTATATACTACTTAGGGTTTAATGTCCAGAAAAAACCTCTTGATAACAAATATTTGAGACAAGCCATAGCTCGTGCTATAAACAAGGAGGCTATAGTAAAGGTTATTAGAAGAAACAGGGCTCAAGTAGCTTATACTATATTACCACCATCTATGCCTGGCTTTAGTAAAGCTAACTATGATTGGGCAAAAGAAAAGTTTAGCTACAATGTAGCAGAAGCCAAAAAACTCCTTGCAAAGGCTGGATATCCAGATGGAAAAGGACTTCCTGAAATAACGCTATATTACAATAGCAGTGTAGCACACAAGAGAATCATGGAGGCAATTCAAGCAGATTTAGAGAAGATTGGAATAAAAGCTAAATTACAAAATTATGATTGGGCAGTTTATCTTGATTTGCTTGACAAAGGAGAACTCCCTGTTTATAGACTTGGATGGGTGGCTGATTATATTGATCCTGATAACTTCTTATGGGTTCTTTTCAACTCTGCCAACTTTGGCCCTGAAGGGAACCATAGCTTCTACAAGAATGATAAAGTAGATGAGTATACAAACAAAGCAAGAATTGAGACTCTTTGGTCTGTAAGAGCTAAATACTATGAAATGGCTGAGAGGATAATTCTTGAGGATTGTCCAATAGTTCCTATCTATTACTACATATCTCAAATTATTTATCAACCTTGGGTAAATGGTCTCTATTTAGATCCTCTAACGGGAATTTCTGGAGTAAGATATAGAGTAGTTTGGCTTTCTAAAAAGTAG
- the hisIE gene encoding bifunctional phosphoribosyl-AMP cyclohydrolase/phosphoribosyl-ATP diphosphatase HisIE, whose protein sequence is MGEIRLEIEELIKDLKFDEKGLIPVIVQDYKTGRVLMHAYMNEEALMKTIETGEAWYYSRSRKTLWHKGETSGNYQKVIDIAVDCDKDTLLLIVEQIGVACHTGNFSCFYRSLKGGVSFLFYLENLLKERKKMLPDGSYSAKLFKEGKEKILQKLGEESVETIIAGMKGNKDEFLYEGADLTFHFLISLVEEDAELREIIEELIKRHK, encoded by the coding sequence ATGGGTGAGATTAGATTAGAGATTGAGGAGTTAATTAAAGATTTAAAATTCGACGAAAAGGGGCTTATTCCTGTAATAGTACAAGATTACAAAACAGGAAGAGTTTTAATGCATGCTTATATGAATGAGGAAGCTTTAATGAAAACAATAGAAACAGGCGAAGCTTGGTATTATAGTAGAAGTAGAAAAACCTTATGGCATAAAGGGGAAACTTCTGGTAATTATCAAAAGGTTATAGATATAGCTGTAGATTGTGATAAAGACACATTACTCCTTATTGTAGAACAAATTGGAGTTGCTTGTCATACAGGAAATTTTTCTTGTTTTTATAGATCTCTAAAAGGTGGAGTAAGTTTTCTTTTTTATCTTGAAAATCTTTTGAAAGAAAGGAAAAAAATGCTTCCAGATGGATCTTACTCTGCAAAACTTTTTAAAGAAGGTAAGGAAAAAATTTTACAAAAATTAGGTGAAGAGTCTGTTGAAACAATAATTGCTGGGATGAAAGGAAATAAGGATGAATTTTTATATGAGGGAGCAGACTTAACATTTCATTTTCTAATCTCTTTGGTGGAAGAAGACGCAGAATTAAGAGAAATCATCGAAGAGCTAATTAAGAGGCATAAATAA
- the rapZ gene encoding RNase adapter RapZ, giving the protein MDFQVFIITGLSGAGKSQSLRILEDLGFFCVDNIPPKLVPTLIDLCLATNGKISGLAVVIDIRTENFLEDFKEMVDTINSKNIPFKILFLEADDEVIVKRYNETRRIHPLLREGKTILESIKLEKERLQEIKTFATDIIDTSQFSLKDLKDNILKILSSFNSSVKSNFLITITSFGFKYGLPIDAHLVFDVRFLPNPFYDPKLRPFSGQAEEVKNFVLSKKEARDFIEYVKNLLDFLVPLYQEEGRNILNIAIGCTGGRHRAVVIADEIFSYLSQKYNTHLFHRDVDKDRNIAK; this is encoded by the coding sequence ATGGATTTTCAAGTATTTATAATAACAGGATTATCAGGTGCTGGAAAGTCTCAATCATTAAGGATTTTGGAAGATCTTGGTTTTTTCTGTGTAGATAACATACCTCCTAAATTGGTGCCTACTCTTATTGATTTATGTTTAGCTACGAATGGTAAAATTTCTGGACTTGCAGTAGTAATAGACATACGTACTGAAAACTTTTTGGAAGATTTCAAAGAAATGGTAGATACAATCAACTCTAAAAATATTCCGTTTAAGATACTCTTTCTAGAAGCTGATGACGAAGTAATAGTTAAAAGATATAATGAGACAAGAAGAATACATCCGCTCTTAAGAGAAGGAAAAACTATTCTTGAAAGCATTAAACTTGAAAAGGAGAGACTTCAAGAAATTAAAACCTTTGCTACAGATATTATTGATACTTCACAATTTTCATTAAAGGATCTTAAAGACAATATATTGAAAATATTGAGCTCATTTAATTCATCAGTTAAGTCTAATTTTCTGATAACTATAACATCTTTTGGTTTCAAATATGGTTTGCCTATTGATGCTCATTTGGTTTTTGATGTGAGATTTCTGCCTAATCCTTTTTATGATCCAAAACTTAGACCATTTTCAGGCCAAGCAGAAGAGGTTAAAAATTTTGTATTGAGTAAAAAGGAAGCTCGAGATTTCATCGAATATGTGAAAAATCTTCTTGACTTTTTAGTACCTTTATATCAAGAAGAGGGAAGAAATATTCTTAATATTGCTATAGGTTGTACAGGTGGAAGACATAGGGCTGTAGTAATAGCCGACGAGATTTTCTCTTACTTATCTCAAAAATATAATACCCATCTTTTTCATAGAGATGTAGATAAAGACAGGAATATTGCAAAGTAA
- a CDS encoding roadblock/LC7 domain-containing protein gives MASIRETLEEISRLDGVQVSVLVSDDGLLIESVAKDGSNTESLAAVASGSLRASEMIGMELAKGSTREMVIIFEDGAVFIVPLEGKPAILVVVSSKGANLGKIRIGIKKCAFQLARLI, from the coding sequence TTGGCTAGTATAAGAGAAACATTAGAAGAAATTTCAAGATTAGATGGAGTACAAGTTTCTGTTCTTGTAAGTGATGATGGTCTTCTTATCGAAAGTGTAGCGAAAGATGGATCAAATACTGAATCATTAGCAGCAGTAGCTTCTGGAAGCTTGAGAGCATCAGAAATGATAGGAATGGAGCTTGCTAAGGGGTCTACCCGAGAAATGGTTATAATATTTGAGGATGGAGCTGTATTTATAGTACCATTAGAAGGAAAACCTGCTATATTGGTGGTAGTTTCCAGTAAGGGGGCGAATTTAGGAAAGATTAGGATAGGAATTAAGAAGTGTGCTTTTCAGCTGGCTAGGTTAATATAA
- a CDS encoding phosphoglycerate kinase, translating to MAKKTILDLQDEELKGKRVLVRVDFNVPIKNGVITDDRRIREALPTIKYLIDRGAKVILVSHLGRPKGFQDDLRLDPVAKRLSELLGKPVKKLNDCIGEEVEKEISNMKEGDVVLLENIRFYKEEEANDPEFAKKLAKLADLYVNDAFGTAHRAHASTAGVAQYIPGVAGLLMKKEIEIMGKALESPERPFICILGGAKVSDKIGVIKNLMTKVDGFLIGGGMMFTFLKALGYETGKSIVEDDKLELAKEIMNMAKERGVEFLLPKDAVVVKEIKEDAPTSIKDVDKFEKDDIGVDIGPKTIELFREEILKARTIIWNGPMGIFEIPAFANGTRRIAEAIAENKNCISIVGGGDSAAAIQMLGLEDKFTHISTGGGASLEFLEGKELPGVAVLQDK from the coding sequence ATGGCTAAAAAGACAATTTTGGATTTACAAGATGAGGAGTTAAAGGGTAAAAGGGTCCTTGTTAGAGTTGATTTTAATGTACCTATAAAAAATGGAGTCATTACTGATGATAGGAGAATAAGAGAAGCTTTACCAACAATAAAGTACCTAATAGATAGAGGTGCAAAAGTAATTTTGGTTTCTCATCTTGGAAGACCTAAGGGATTTCAGGACGATTTAAGATTAGACCCTGTAGCTAAAAGGTTAAGTGAGCTTCTTGGTAAACCCGTTAAGAAACTTAATGACTGTATTGGAGAAGAGGTCGAAAAAGAAATTTCAAATATGAAAGAGGGAGATGTGGTATTATTAGAAAACATAAGATTCTACAAAGAGGAAGAAGCAAATGATCCAGAATTTGCCAAAAAACTCGCAAAACTTGCTGATTTATATGTAAATGATGCCTTTGGAACTGCTCATAGAGCTCATGCTTCTACCGCGGGAGTTGCTCAATATATTCCTGGTGTTGCAGGACTTTTAATGAAGAAAGAAATTGAGATTATGGGGAAAGCATTGGAATCTCCAGAAAGACCCTTTATATGCATTCTTGGAGGAGCGAAGGTATCAGATAAAATAGGAGTAATAAAGAATCTAATGACTAAAGTAGATGGTTTTCTCATTGGTGGGGGAATGATGTTCACTTTCTTAAAAGCTCTTGGATATGAAACAGGTAAATCTATTGTGGAGGATGATAAGCTTGAACTTGCAAAAGAAATTATGAATATGGCAAAGGAGAGGGGAGTTGAGTTTTTACTTCCTAAAGATGCTGTGGTAGTAAAAGAAATTAAAGAGGATGCTCCTACTTCTATAAAGGACGTGGATAAATTTGAAAAGGACGATATTGGAGTTGATATTGGACCAAAGACTATTGAACTTTTTAGAGAAGAAATCTTAAAAGCAAGAACAATAATTTGGAATGGGCCTATGGGGATATTTGAAATTCCAGCTTTTGCAAATGGTACCCGTAGGATAGCAGAGGCTATAGCTGAAAACAAAAATTGTATAAGCATTGTAGGGGGAGGAGACAGCGCCGCAGCCATACAAATGTTAGGTTTAGAAGATAAATTCACTCATATTTCTACAGGTGGTGGAGCATCTCTTGAATTCTTAGAAGGAAAAGAACTGCCAGGGGTGGCGGTTTTACAAGATAAATAG
- a CDS encoding transglycosylase domain-containing protein, with translation MKNKYVKEIALSKNKKRKTLLYVTLGILSVLLISLIGGSIYVLMVIRDIPPIDKWMEIKPSQTTIIYSIDNKILGRLYKENRIYVPLYKISPYLQQAVVVSEDKEFYTHSGVSIRGLIRAIIVDLLHLEKKQGGSTITQQVAELLFLSPERTINKKIKKIYIAIKLEKFFTKQQILEMYLNLIYWGHGTYGAEAASQYYFGKSASELTIPEAALLAGIIPAPENLSPYKNPEKALALRNIVIEKLYQEGYINQSEYEKAIKAPLGVIKRDNNSSTQNIAPYFFNYVLKELINKFGKDMVYGGGLKVYTTLDTNLQSYAESSLKKIISQYGKKYKVSQGALLAIDPNTGYIKAWVGGIDYSKSQFDRVSMAVRQPGSAFKPFVYLTALQKGFQPYDLIEEREVTYTFNKKEWKPKNYDGKLHGTVTLQEALENSYNIATILLLEEIGVGDVIRNARRLGIESPLEPSLALALGTSGVTLYELVRAYCGFANGGNRVTPIAILRVEDSKGNIIYNSTPEIVPVIEKDVDATLVKMMKRVITNGTGKRANIGRPAAGKTGTTDDYRDAWFIGFTPDLCAGVWMGNDDYTPTNKVPGGLLPAMTWKEFMQNALKDVPPREFDFLIEEKTEIPQGQPNTEQNQNPTYTSP, from the coding sequence ATGAAGAATAAATATGTTAAGGAGATAGCCTTAAGCAAAAACAAAAAGAGAAAAACCCTCTTATATGTCACACTAGGCATTCTTAGTGTTCTATTAATTTCATTAATTGGAGGATCCATTTATGTGTTAATGGTGATTAGAGACATTCCACCTATAGATAAATGGATGGAGATTAAACCTAGTCAAACTACTATAATATATTCTATAGATAATAAGATTTTAGGTAGATTATACAAAGAGAATCGCATCTATGTTCCCCTTTATAAAATATCTCCTTATCTTCAACAAGCAGTTGTGGTTTCAGAAGACAAAGAGTTTTATACCCATTCGGGAGTAAGTATAAGAGGACTGATAAGAGCAATTATTGTGGATCTTCTCCACTTAGAAAAGAAACAAGGAGGAAGTACTATTACTCAGCAAGTAGCAGAATTACTTTTCTTATCTCCAGAAAGAACTATAAATAAGAAAATTAAGAAGATCTATATAGCTATTAAATTAGAAAAATTCTTCACTAAGCAACAAATTCTTGAAATGTATTTAAATTTGATATATTGGGGACATGGCACCTACGGGGCAGAGGCAGCTTCACAATATTATTTTGGAAAAAGTGCTTCTGAATTGACCATACCCGAGGCTGCATTACTTGCGGGTATAATTCCTGCTCCTGAAAATCTTTCTCCTTATAAAAATCCTGAAAAAGCCTTAGCTTTGAGAAATATTGTAATTGAAAAGCTATATCAGGAAGGCTATATAAACCAAAGTGAGTATGAAAAAGCAATCAAAGCACCCCTCGGAGTAATAAAGAGAGATAATAATTCTTCTACTCAAAATATTGCACCATATTTCTTTAATTATGTATTAAAAGAGCTTATAAATAAATTTGGAAAGGATATGGTATATGGTGGCGGACTTAAAGTATATACAACTTTAGATACAAACCTTCAAAGCTATGCAGAAAGTTCATTAAAGAAGATTATTAGTCAATACGGAAAGAAATATAAGGTAAGTCAAGGAGCCTTACTTGCCATTGATCCCAATACCGGATATATAAAGGCCTGGGTTGGTGGAATAGACTATTCAAAAAGCCAGTTTGATAGAGTATCCATGGCAGTAAGACAGCCTGGATCAGCTTTTAAGCCCTTCGTTTATTTAACTGCTCTTCAAAAAGGATTTCAACCATATGATCTTATAGAAGAGAGGGAAGTAACCTATACTTTTAACAAAAAGGAATGGAAACCCAAAAACTATGATGGAAAGCTACATGGAACTGTCACACTTCAAGAAGCTTTAGAAAATTCATATAACATAGCTACAATTCTCTTACTTGAAGAGATAGGAGTTGGCGATGTAATAAGAAATGCACGAAGATTAGGCATAGAAAGTCCTCTTGAGCCAAGTCTTGCCCTTGCCTTAGGGACTTCTGGCGTTACCCTTTACGAACTTGTAAGAGCTTATTGCGGTTTCGCAAATGGTGGTAATAGAGTTACTCCCATAGCCATTTTAAGAGTTGAAGATTCAAAGGGTAATATTATATACAACAGTACTCCAGAAATTGTTCCAGTCATAGAAAAAGATGTAGATGCGACTCTTGTTAAGATGATGAAGAGGGTAATTACCAATGGAACCGGCAAAAGAGCAAATATTGGAAGACCCGCAGCAGGGAAAACAGGCACTACCGATGATTATAGAGATGCTTGGTTTATTGGATTTACTCCTGATCTTTGTGCTGGCGTCTGGATGGGTAACGATGATTATACTCCAACAAATAAGGTTCCTGGAGGGTTACTACCTGCAATGACATGGAAGGAATTTATGCAAAATGCTCTTAAAGACGTACCTCCTAGAGAATTTGACTTTCTAATAGAAGAAAAAACAGAAATACCACAAGGACAACCTAATACAGAGCAGAATCAAAATCCAACATACACCTCGCCATAA
- the secG gene encoding preprotein translocase subunit SecG, with translation MTIVLYILHFLVSIGMIAVILFQSEVGEGLGFIGGGETTFYKAKRQMEKGLKQATVVLAVLFMITSVLIFVIH, from the coding sequence ATGACTATTGTTCTTTATATCTTGCACTTTTTAGTCTCCATAGGTATGATAGCAGTAATTTTGTTTCAGTCAGAGGTGGGGGAAGGTTTAGGTTTTATTGGGGGTGGAGAGACTACCTTTTATAAGGCAAAGAGGCAGATGGAAAAAGGGTTAAAACAAGCTACCGTTGTTCTTGCTGTGCTATTTATGATTACATCTGTGCTTATCTTTGTTATTCATTAA
- a CDS encoding ABC transporter permease, producing the protein MATEIKKENRKPRSLWKIAWKRLSKNKLALLGLGIVIFFVIVALSAQYISPYPWNEVDLSRALQPPSWEHPLGTDEFGRDILSRIIYGTKISLQFAFFAQLISISLGTVLGLIAGFYGGWIDDLIMRIVEILFAFPFLLFVIAVVSTLGTGIHNLYIAVAIIGWAGVSRIVRGQVLSLRERDFVASAQAVGASTWRILFRHILPNALSPIIIEATLGMGGMIMLEAGLSFLGLGVQAPTPSLGSMVQAGLAYLRSCWWYPVAPGLVIMIIVFGFNLLGDGLRDALDPRLYI; encoded by the coding sequence ATGGCAACTGAAATTAAAAAAGAAAATAGAAAACCAAGAAGTTTATGGAAAATCGCTTGGAAAAGATTATCTAAAAACAAACTTGCCTTATTAGGGCTTGGAATAGTCATCTTTTTTGTCATAGTTGCTCTTTCAGCTCAATATATTTCACCCTATCCTTGGAATGAGGTTGACCTTTCTCGAGCCTTGCAACCGCCGAGTTGGGAACATCCTTTAGGAACCGATGAGTTTGGGAGAGATATTTTGAGCAGAATTATATATGGAACAAAGATATCGTTACAATTTGCCTTTTTTGCCCAACTTATTTCTATTTCTCTTGGGACAGTATTAGGACTTATTGCAGGTTTTTATGGAGGATGGATTGATGATTTGATAATGAGGATCGTCGAAATACTTTTTGCATTCCCATTCTTATTATTTGTTATTGCTGTAGTCTCTACTTTAGGTACGGGAATTCACAACTTGTATATTGCAGTTGCAATAATTGGTTGGGCAGGAGTATCAAGAATAGTAAGAGGACAAGTACTCAGTCTCAGGGAGAGAGATTTTGTTGCATCGGCTCAAGCGGTTGGAGCATCTACTTGGAGAATTCTTTTCAGGCATATATTGCCCAATGCTTTGTCTCCAATTATAATTGAGGCAACCCTTGGAATGGGTGGTATGATTATGTTAGAGGCAGGGCTTTCTTTTCTAGGATTAGGAGTTCAAGCACCTACTCCAAGTTTAGGTTCTATGGTACAGGCAGGGCTTGCTTATTTGAGAAGTTGTTGGTGGTATCCTGTAGCTCCAGGTCTTGTTATAATGATAATAGTGTTTGGTTTTAATCTTTTAGGAGATGGTTTAAGAGATGCGCTGGATCCGAGACTTTATATCTAA
- a CDS encoding gluconeogenesis factor YvcK family protein, whose amino-acid sequence MEEQKTLTVIGGGTGLSTILRGLKRYKLNLNAIVTVSDDGGSSGKLSEDLGVLPPGDIRNCLVALADEESLMAKLFQYRFTNGDLKGHSFGNLFLVAMAAILGDFLLGIKETSKVLAIRGRVLPSTLNRVKLKAYFEDGTVILGETSISSYGRSRIKRIELLPVDPDVKISATLEAINAIEKSDLIIIGPGSLYTSIIPNLLLKEIQEVLKEVSDKKNILYICNVMTQPGETLGYKASDHLRAIIEHLGFNPINYILVNTKKPSEEVLRKYRERGADFVEPDFENLENFNINILSGDFINDSDLIRHDSFKVADFVVKKFIK is encoded by the coding sequence ATGGAAGAGCAAAAAACCTTGACAGTTATAGGTGGTGGAACCGGCCTCTCTACTATATTGAGAGGTCTAAAGAGATATAAATTAAATTTAAATGCCATTGTAACTGTAAGTGATGATGGGGGAAGTTCTGGTAAACTAAGTGAGGATTTAGGAGTGCTTCCTCCCGGAGATATAAGAAACTGTCTTGTGGCTTTAGCTGATGAGGAGTCTTTAATGGCAAAGTTATTTCAATATAGGTTTACTAATGGCGATTTAAAAGGACACTCTTTTGGGAATCTCTTTCTAGTGGCAATGGCAGCAATTCTTGGTGATTTTCTTTTAGGTATTAAAGAGACCAGTAAGGTGCTTGCTATAAGGGGAAGGGTATTGCCATCAACTCTAAATAGGGTAAAGCTTAAGGCTTATTTTGAGGATGGAACTGTGATTTTGGGAGAAACTTCTATTTCTTCTTATGGGAGAAGCAGGATTAAAAGAATAGAATTGTTGCCTGTAGATCCAGACGTAAAAATATCAGCAACACTTGAAGCTATAAATGCTATAGAAAAATCAGATCTGATTATAATAGGGCCAGGGAGCCTTTATACTAGTATAATTCCCAATCTATTGCTAAAGGAAATTCAGGAAGTTTTGAAAGAAGTTAGTGATAAAAAGAATATTCTGTATATATGTAACGTCATGACTCAACCTGGAGAAACTTTAGGTTATAAAGCATCAGACCACTTAAGAGCAATTATTGAACATTTAGGATTTAATCCTATCAATTATATTTTAGTGAACACAAAAAAGCCTTCTGAAGAGGTCCTGAGAAAATATAGGGAGAGGGGTGCAGACTTTGTAGAACCGGATTTTGAAAATCTTGAAAATTTTAATATTAATATTTTGTCTGGGGATTTTATAAATGATAGTGATCTGATAAGGCATGATTCCTTTAAAGTAGCAGATTTTGTAGTTAAAAAATTTATAAAATAG
- a CDS encoding ABC transporter permease — protein MLRYIVRRLLQAIPVFIGVTLITFILFFIAPGDPARLIAGQRADAETIARIRSIWGLDKPLAVQYLLFLGRIIRLDFGRSFKTNIPVIESIGERLQATAVLAFFAFIIAILLGVTAGIISAVKQYSFFDYTAMVIALLGVSAPVYWVGIILLLIFGFKLGWLPLGGYISEYGIKAVILPAITLGTRPAAYFARLARSSMLEVIRQEYITTARAKGLPESKVIFKHALRNALIPVVTYAGMVVGDLLTGAVLTETIFAWPGIGRLVVQAILDRDLPVLQGGVIVIALIYILANLIVDLSYALIDPRIRYE, from the coding sequence TTGTTAAGATATATAGTAAGAAGATTACTACAAGCCATACCAGTATTTATAGGTGTAACTTTGATAACTTTTATTCTGTTTTTTATTGCACCTGGAGATCCAGCAAGGCTTATTGCTGGACAAAGAGCGGATGCAGAAACTATAGCGAGAATTAGATCAATTTGGGGATTAGATAAGCCTTTAGCTGTTCAATATCTCCTCTTTTTAGGGAGAATAATCAGGTTGGATTTTGGTAGATCTTTTAAGACCAATATTCCAGTTATTGAATCCATTGGAGAGAGATTACAAGCAACAGCAGTTCTTGCCTTTTTTGCCTTCATAATAGCTATTTTGTTAGGAGTCACAGCGGGTATTATTTCAGCGGTAAAGCAGTACTCTTTTTTTGACTATACTGCTATGGTTATTGCTCTTTTAGGAGTATCTGCTCCTGTATATTGGGTTGGAATAATATTGCTACTTATTTTTGGCTTTAAATTAGGATGGCTACCCTTGGGCGGATATATCTCTGAATATGGTATAAAAGCAGTAATACTACCTGCTATAACTCTTGGTACAAGGCCTGCAGCCTATTTTGCTAGGTTAGCAAGGTCATCAATGTTAGAAGTGATAAGACAGGAATATATTACAACTGCTAGAGCTAAGGGATTACCTGAGTCTAAAGTTATATTTAAACATGCTTTACGTAATGCTCTAATTCCTGTAGTAACATATGCAGGTATGGTAGTAGGAGATTTGTTGACTGGAGCAGTTTTAACTGAAACTATATTTGCATGGCCAGGCATAGGAAGATTAGTTGTCCAAGCTATTCTTGATAGAGATCTTCCTGTACTTCAGGGTGGGGTCATTGTGATAGCTCTTATTTATATTTTAGCAAATTTGATTGTGGACTTATCTTATGCTCTAATAGATCCAAGGATAAGGTACGAGTAG
- the tpiA gene encoding triose-phosphate isomerase: MRRKIIAANWKMYKTCAETESFIKEFIELSKGYEEKEIVICPPFTSLYVASKLLKDTAIKLGAQNMFWEKEGAYTGEISPIMLKDLNCTYVIIGHSERRNYFSETNEMINKKIKSAFNYGLIPIFCVGEKWEERERGKTEEVITKQVREGLEGLEKENVEKIVIAYEPVWAIGTGHSAKGEDANEVAGLIRKIISEMYDTEVSQKIRIQYGGSVNPQNITEFLSQNEIDGALVGGASLKPQSFWNIVKS, translated from the coding sequence TTGAGGAGGAAAATTATTGCTGCAAATTGGAAAATGTACAAAACTTGTGCAGAGACTGAGAGTTTTATAAAAGAATTTATAGAACTTTCAAAAGGATATGAGGAAAAGGAAATTGTAATATGCCCACCATTTACCTCTCTATATGTAGCTAGTAAACTTCTTAAAGATACAGCTATTAAATTAGGGGCTCAAAATATGTTTTGGGAAAAAGAAGGAGCATATACTGGAGAAATCTCTCCCATAATGCTTAAAGATTTGAACTGTACCTATGTTATAATAGGACATTCTGAAAGGAGAAATTATTTTTCTGAGACTAATGAGATGATAAATAAGAAAATAAAATCTGCTTTTAATTATGGTTTGATACCTATTTTCTGTGTGGGAGAGAAATGGGAAGAAAGAGAGAGAGGGAAAACAGAAGAAGTTATTACTAAACAAGTAAGGGAAGGTTTGGAAGGTTTAGAAAAAGAAAACGTGGAAAAAATTGTTATAGCTTATGAGCCAGTATGGGCTATAGGAACAGGCCATTCTGCAAAGGGCGAAGACGCTAATGAGGTTGCAGGTTTAATAAGAAAGATAATATCTGAAATGTATGATACAGAAGTTTCTCAAAAAATTAGAATTCAGTACGGTGGTAGTGTTAATCCCCAAAATATTACCGAATTCCTATCTCAAAATGAGATTGATGGTGCTTTGGTGGGTGGAGCAAGCTTAAAGCCACAGTCTTTTTGGAACATAGTAAAAAGTTAG